One part of the Deltaproteobacteria bacterium genome encodes these proteins:
- a CDS encoding putative DNA binding domain-containing protein, with protein MKLEEILSEGEGYRQEFKEGLARIDRAMVGFANAGGGTIYVGVRDDGTILKTPLNNRLRAQIANIAAECDPAVPITIAAIGPIVAVSVPEGEDKPYSCKDGFFLRNGATTQKLTRQEMLEFVVRVNRVQFDRLIAASVIYPRDVAKAAVRRFVAEASLETVLADVGQEQFLQSLGVAQRQRGRLLLNHAGVLFFAKHPQLVIPHATAGFTRYQGVDKTTVVERKLYRGTLIEQIMELLRDLQRAIPTGYGFDRELRRQDLPHYPLVAVREAVLNAVMHRDYFENGAEISVDLYADRLEITNPGELLPVLSLETLGQRSLRRNPLIGDLLYRCGWVEKLGSGIQRMRRLMDEWRLKPPFFTSGGGFFSVTLFGPKTMIDVTALPQLAERERQFLAEQNRIDEPFASRVYQSRFAVTLRTAQKDLTHLVQTGHLTREGNGKNARYRFRS; from the coding sequence ATGAAATTAGAAGAGATTCTCTCTGAAGGCGAGGGGTATCGCCAGGAATTCAAAGAGGGGCTTGCCCGGATTGACCGCGCGATGGTCGGATTCGCGAACGCCGGCGGCGGAACCATTTATGTCGGCGTGCGTGACGACGGCACGATTCTCAAAACGCCGCTGAACAACCGATTGCGGGCGCAGATCGCAAATATCGCGGCGGAGTGCGATCCGGCCGTCCCGATTACCATTGCCGCGATCGGGCCGATCGTGGCCGTGTCAGTCCCGGAGGGAGAAGACAAGCCGTACAGTTGCAAAGATGGATTTTTTCTCCGCAACGGCGCGACGACACAAAAGCTGACCCGCCAAGAGATGCTGGAATTCGTGGTGCGCGTCAATCGCGTGCAGTTCGATCGCCTGATCGCCGCCAGTGTCATCTACCCTCGGGACGTCGCGAAGGCCGCAGTACGGCGGTTTGTCGCGGAGGCCTCGTTGGAGACCGTGCTAGCCGACGTCGGCCAGGAACAATTTCTCCAATCGCTCGGGGTGGCACAGCGGCAACGTGGGCGGCTGTTGCTCAATCATGCCGGCGTGCTCTTTTTCGCCAAGCATCCCCAGTTGGTGATTCCCCACGCCACGGCCGGATTCACGCGTTATCAAGGCGTGGATAAAACGACCGTCGTGGAACGGAAACTCTATCGTGGGACGCTCATCGAACAAATTATGGAGCTGCTGCGAGATCTGCAACGCGCTATTCCCACCGGCTACGGATTCGATCGGGAACTGCGGCGCCAGGACTTGCCGCACTATCCGTTAGTCGCAGTGCGGGAGGCGGTGCTCAACGCCGTGATGCATCGTGACTACTTCGAAAACGGCGCGGAGATCAGCGTCGATCTCTATGCCGATCGTCTCGAGATCACGAATCCCGGCGAATTGCTCCCGGTACTTTCGTTGGAAACCTTGGGACAGCGATCGCTGCGCCGCAATCCGTTGATCGGCGATCTCTTGTATCGCTGTGGATGGGTGGAGAAACTCGGTTCCGGAATCCAGCGAATGCGACGCCTGATGGACGAGTGGCGATTGAAGCCGCCGTTCTTCACGTCCGGTGGCGGCTTTTTTTCGGTGACCCTCTTCGGCCCCAAGACGATGATCGACGTTACGGCCTTGCCGCAGTTGGCGGAGCGCGAGCGACAATTCCTTGCCGAGCAAAATCGGATCGACGAGCCGTTCGCCTCTCGTGTCTATCAATCCCGCTTCGCCGTCACGTTGCGCACTGCACAAAAAGACCTGACCCATTTAGTCCAAACCGGCCACCTCACGCGCGAAGGCAACGGCAAAAACGCACGCTATCGGTTTCGGTCGTAA